The following coding sequences lie in one Fusarium poae strain DAOMC 252244 chromosome 1, whole genome shotgun sequence genomic window:
- a CDS encoding hypothetical protein (BUSCO:26624at5125), protein MKSLSLAARAGPRILSSTTARPTSLAALRVSQQSVRCASGGSSSDLKKTPLYDFHIANGGKLVPFAGYSLPVQYSGLSLAQSHHFTREHASLFDVSHMVQHIFKGKDAAAFLEKVTPSDWTNQGSMQSKLTTFLWPGTGGIVDDSVVTRIGEDTYYVVTNGACLDKDTKYIDEQLGKFGGDVQWTRLDNSGLVALQGPQSAEVLNEVLASDVDLTKLYFGNAVWAELKLSDGSKTHPVLISRGGYTGEDGFEISFNGKDYPAFETTTPAIQSLLSKAGPERLQLAGLGARDSLRLEAGMCLYGHDLDDTTTPVEAGLSWIIPPARRESGGFHGAETIIPQLTPKSKGGSGVERRRIGLYVDGAPAREGAEIHKDGENIGVITSGVPSPTLGKNIAMGYIKSGNQKAGTEVDVVVRGKARKGTVTKMPFIQTKYWKGTAPA, encoded by the coding sequence ATGAAGAGCCTCAGCTTAGCCGCGAGGGCTGGTCCCCGTATTCTATCATCTACCACCGCGCGACCTACGTCACTTGCCGCCCTGAGAGTGTCGCAACAGAGCGTGCGATGTGCTTCTGGGGGCTCCTCTTCTGATCTCAAGAAGACTCCTCTATACGATTTCCACATCGCTAATGGTGGAAAGTTGGTTCCCTTTGCCGGCTATTCACTTCCCGTGCAGTACTCGGGCCTCTCCCTCGCTCAATCTCACCACTTCACCCGCGAGCATGCCTCTCTCTTTGACGTGAGCCACATGGTTCAGCACAtcttcaagggcaaggaCGCAGCTGCTTTTCTTGAGAAAGTGACACCCTCGGATTGGACAAACCAGGGTAGCATGCAGAGCAAGCTGACGACTTTCCTGTGGCCTGGTACTGGAGGTATTGTGGACGACTCAGTTGTCACCAGAATTGGCGAGGATACTTATTACGTTGTTACCAACGGTGCCTGTCTCGATAAGGACACCAAGTACATTGATGAGCAACTTGGCAAGTTCGGCGGCGATGTCCAGTGGACTCGTCTCGACAACTCTGGCCTCGTTGCCCTACAGGGTCCCCAGAGTGCCGAAGTCCTCAATGAAGTCCTCGCCAGTGACGTTGATCTCACAAAGCTCTACTTTGGTAATGCTGTCTGGGCTGAGCTTAAGCTCTCCGACGGCAGCAAGACTCACCCCGTCCTCATCAGCCGTGGTGGATACACAGGAGAGGATGGTTTCGAGATTTCTTTCAACGGCAAGGATTACCCGGCCTTTGAGACAACGACGCCTGCTATCCAGTCTCTTCTCAGCAAGGCTGGCCCTGAGCGCCTGCAACTTGCTGGTCTCGGTGCTCGTGACTCTCTCCGCCTCGAGGCTGGCATGTGTCTCTACGGCCACGACCTCGACGACACCACAACACCAGTCGAGGCCGGCCTGAGCTGGATCATTCCCCCTGCCCGACGCGAATCCGGTGGCTTCCACGGCGCGGAAACCATCATCCCCCAACTTACACCAAAGAGCAAGGGCGGATCTGGAGTCGAGCGACGCCGCATCGGCCTCTACGTTGACGGAGCTCCCGCTCGGGAGGGCGCCGAAATCCACAAGGACGGCGAGAACATCGGAGTCATCACCAGTGGCGTGCCCAGCCCTACGCTCGGCAAGAATATCGCCATGGGCTACATCAAGAGCGGCAACCAAAAGGCTGGCACCGAGGTGGACGTTGTTGTCCGAGGAAAGGCACGCAAGGGCACCGTAACCAAGATGCCTTTTATCCAAACCAAGTACTGGAAGGGCACTGCGCCTGCTTAA
- a CDS encoding hypothetical protein (BUSCO:24639at5125), giving the protein MSLDPPTYLASLQSNIRQRPIPWDGAVRAGTLTEEQYAKIRAVDKAKKPEQRKEIVSGDIDGYRVLFVGDEGKTSVLETAGKHANVIQYILVLLGDLLEAVPSLAKALFKTKEPYRHFLPLLNSTNAEDPIPLLTAHALTTLMALARDESRSTLQALPVIFTYLSGLAKSNDAGLQDIAVQEYSGLLFGHAAREQFWNQRSETIAPLIKILQTAANIGNGGSSSASLWSGNTGTPSAGFGGSLGGGVGLQLLYHALLVIWQISFEAEEIGDDLNDEYDIVLLYTHLLRLSPKEKTTRLILSTLYNLLDKNQKSLLPTAVLARLPALLENISGRHLTDPDLLEDLSKLKEMLEEYTKTKTTFDEYIAEVQSGHLRWSPPHRNTVFWAENARKILEFENGTIPRKLAEIMQQPWDNDKQVLAIACNDVGCLVKEVPEKRYQLEKVGLKRRIMELMQSDDENVRWESLRALGGWLKYSFEQQ; this is encoded by the exons ATGTCCCTCGACCCGCCGACGTACCTGGCCTCTCTTCAGAGCAACATCCGTCAGCGACCTATTCCTTGGGATGGTGCTGTCAGGGccggcaccctcaccgaagAGCAGTATGCGAAAATTCGAGCTGTAGATAAGGCAAAGAAGCCCGAGCAAAGAAAGGAGATTGTTTCGGGGGACATTGATGGATACCGCGTCTTGTTTGTTGGCGATGAAGGAAAGACGAGTGTCCTCGAGACGGCAGGAAAACATGCGAACGTGATCCAGTACATCCTCGTTTTACTTGGCGACCTTCTTGAGG CTGTTCCATCCTTAGCCAAAGCTCTCTTCAAGACAAAGGAACCTTACCGACATTTTTTGCCTCTACTTAACTCGACCAATGCCGAGGATCCTATTCCATTGCTTACAGCGCATGCGCTTACCACTCTCATGGCTCTTGCTCGAGATGAGTCGCGATCGACACTCCAGGCTTTGCCTGTGATCTTCACCTACCTCTCCGGCTTGGCCAAGAGCAATGATGCTGGTCTACAAGATATTGCTGTGCAAGAGTACTCCGGTCTCCTCTTTGGACATGCCGCAAGGGAGCAGTTTTGGAACCAACGAAGCGAGACAATTGCGCCTCTTATCAAGATCCTCCAGACCGCTGCCAATATTGGAAACGGTGGGAGCTCTTCTGCTAGTCTGTGGAGCGGCAACACAGGTACCCCATCTGCTGGCTTTGGAGGCTCCCTGGGCGGAGGTGTTGGACTTCAGCTTCTCTACCATGCCCTCCTTGTTATCTGGCAGATAAGCTTCGAAGCTGAGGAGATTGGCGATGACCTTAATGA CGAGTACGATATCGTTCTGCTTTATACTCATCTTCTACGACTATCACCCAAGGAGAAGACGACTCGATTGATTCTTTCCACACTCTACAACCTCCTCGACAAGAACCAAAAATCACTTCTGCCCACCGCGGTTCTAGCTCGCCTTCCTGCTCTCCTCGAGAACATCAGCGGCCGCCACTTGACTGACCCTGACCTACTGGAGGATCTGTCCAAGCTTAAGGAAATGCTCGAGGAAtacaccaagaccaagactaCTTTCGACGAGTATATCGCCGAGGTTCAATCTGGTCATCTTCGATGGTCACCCCCTCACCGAAACACAGTCTTTTGGGCTGAGAATGCCCGCAAGATTCTCGAGTTTGAGAACGGAACGATTCCACGAAAGCTGGCCGAGATCATGCAACAGCCCTGGGACAACGACAAGCAGGTTCTCGCCATTGCTTGTAATGATGTTGGATGTCTGGTGAAGGAGGTTCCTGAGAAGAGATACCAGCTAGAGAAGGTAGGCCTCAAGAGAAGGATTATGGAGCTCATGCAGTCAGATGATGAGAACGTACGATGGGAGAGTCTCCGAGCGTTGGGAGGCTGGTTGAAGTACAGTTTTGAGCAACAGTAA